TCGCCAAACGGCCGGTTGCTTTCATGAAAAAAGTGTTGATAACAGCTGGACCAACATTAGAGCCGCTCGATCCCGTTCGCTTTATCAGCAATCACTCATCTGGTAAAATGGGGTATGCAATTGCATCGGCGTTTGCTGATGCCGGCGCTCAGGTCACATTAGTAACCGGACCAAGTGCCATTAAGAGTTTATCGCCTGCGGTAAAAAAAATACAGGTTGGCAGTGCGCAACAGATGCTTGATGCGACGGCCGCCCAGTTTCCCGAGCAGGATCTAGTGATTTTTGCAGCAGCGGTGGCAGATTATACCCCTAAATATGTCGCAGAGCAGAAAATCAAGAAGCAAGGTTCGGAAATGACATTGGAACTCGTTAAAACGACTGATATTGCAGCGACGCTAGGGCAAAACAAACAGGAAGGACAATTGCTAATCGGGTTTGCGCTGGAAACTGAAAACGAAGAGGCCCATGCCATGGACAAGCTAACTCGTAAAAACCTGGATTTTATCATTTTAAATTCACTAAATGATGCTGGTGCAGGTTTCGCGCACGATACGAACAAAATAACCGTTATTGACAGGAAAGGAAACAAAAGGCGCTTCGAATTGAAAACGAAGGAAGAGGTTGCCCAAGATATTTTAGAAATTGTAATTGAAAGATGGAACGAGGTATGAAAAAAATATATGCTGCTTTTTTTCTTTTATTAACAATATGCACGCATCAGCTGTTTGCACAGGAGTTTCAATTCACCGTCAATCTGAATTACGAGCAGCTTGTTGCACAGCAAAAAACTGATCCGCAGTCCATGAACCAGCTGCAAAGCTACATGAACGAGTTTTTGAACAATACCAGGTGGACAAATGATCAGTTTACAAAAGAAGAAAAAATTAAATGCAAACTGAATGTCAATCTGACACGGTCCCTGGCTCAGGGTAGCTTTGAAGGCA
This Dyadobacter sp. UC 10 DNA region includes the following protein-coding sequences:
- the coaBC gene encoding bifunctional phosphopantothenoylcysteine decarboxylase/phosphopantothenate--cysteine ligase CoaBC, encoding MNLKDKKILIGVTGSIASYKSAVLVRLLVKAGASVRVVMTQAATEFITPLTLSVLSKNPVLIAFATQNGEWNNHVDLALWADVIVIAPATAKTLAKCATGNCDDLLTAVYMSSRCPVFFAPAMDLDMFHHPSTIHNINTLISFGNFFIEPEYGELASGLTGDGRMAEPETISSRLGTHFAKRPVAFMKKVLITAGPTLEPLDPVRFISNHSSGKMGYAIASAFADAGAQVTLVTGPSAIKSLSPAVKKIQVGSAQQMLDATAAQFPEQDLVIFAAAVADYTPKYVAEQKIKKQGSEMTLELVKTTDIAATLGQNKQEGQLLIGFALETENEEAHAMDKLTRKNLDFIILNSLNDAGAGFAHDTNKITVIDRKGNKRRFELKTKEEVAQDILEIVIERWNEV